Proteins encoded by one window of Kribbella flavida DSM 17836:
- a CDS encoding sigma factor-like helix-turn-helix DNA-binding protein: MRDTVDPDFASYVDARQGRWLRSAYLVYGDPARAEAELLHAFSRLSLVWGREDDPDMFVQRVLYQPALSRWNRASVFEGDDELARSALGGMSPVQRTVFVLLYYEELTEFEIADLLSLSHTAVHSHGQAALSRFRSGLGHGDWRSAGDRR; this comes from the coding sequence ATGCGCGACACGGTCGACCCCGATTTCGCCTCGTACGTCGATGCGCGGCAGGGCAGGTGGCTGCGCAGCGCCTACCTCGTCTACGGCGACCCGGCGCGGGCCGAGGCGGAACTGCTGCACGCCTTCAGCCGGCTGTCACTTGTGTGGGGGCGCGAGGACGACCCGGACATGTTCGTCCAGCGCGTGCTCTACCAGCCCGCCCTGTCGCGCTGGAACAGGGCGAGTGTGTTCGAGGGCGACGACGAGCTCGCCCGATCGGCGCTCGGTGGGATGAGTCCGGTGCAGCGCACGGTGTTCGTGCTGCTGTACTACGAGGAGCTCACCGAGTTCGAGATCGCGGATCTGCTCTCGCTGTCCCACACCGCGGTGCACAGCCACGGCCAGGCTGCGCTGAGCCGGTTCCGCAGCGGGCTGGGCCATGGCGACTGGCGTAGCGCCGGGGACCGGCGATGA
- a CDS encoding NAD(P)/FAD-dependent oxidoreductase has protein sequence MYDVIVVGGGAAGLSGALALVRARRSVLVVDRGDPRNAPADGVHNFLTRDGTPPAELTALGRAEVTGYGGEVITGTVTSARPTGDAEIGFEVELTDGRTFQARRLLVTTGVTDQLPDVPGLAERFGRDVLHCPYCHGWEVRDQAIGVLQTGPMAIHQVMLFRQLSDDVTLFLHEGPEPTEQQWEELAARGISVVQGEVEAVETTDDRLTGVRLRGGRVIARQALVVQTSLRARARFLDELGLKAGDREIRGVVIGTAVDAGPGGTTDVPGVWVAGNVTEPMAQVISAAAAGLAAGAGINAELVAEDTRRAVAARSS, from the coding sequence ATGTACGACGTGATCGTGGTGGGTGGCGGAGCCGCGGGACTCAGCGGAGCCCTGGCGCTGGTCCGGGCCCGGCGGTCGGTGCTGGTCGTCGACCGGGGAGACCCGCGCAACGCGCCCGCCGACGGGGTGCACAACTTCCTGACCCGGGACGGGACGCCGCCGGCCGAGCTGACCGCGCTGGGCCGCGCCGAGGTGACCGGGTACGGCGGTGAGGTGATCACCGGGACCGTCACGTCCGCCCGGCCGACCGGCGACGCGGAGATCGGGTTCGAGGTCGAGCTGACCGACGGGCGGACGTTCCAGGCCCGGCGGCTGCTGGTGACGACCGGTGTGACCGACCAGCTCCCCGACGTACCGGGGCTGGCCGAGCGGTTCGGCCGGGACGTGCTGCACTGCCCGTACTGCCACGGCTGGGAGGTGCGGGACCAGGCGATCGGCGTGCTGCAGACCGGACCGATGGCGATCCACCAGGTGATGCTGTTCCGGCAGCTGAGCGACGACGTCACGCTGTTCCTGCACGAGGGGCCGGAGCCGACCGAGCAGCAGTGGGAGGAACTGGCCGCGCGCGGCATCTCCGTGGTGCAGGGCGAGGTGGAGGCCGTCGAGACCACGGACGACCGGCTGACCGGCGTACGGCTGCGGGGTGGCCGGGTGATCGCCCGGCAGGCGCTGGTGGTCCAGACGTCGCTGCGGGCGCGGGCGCGGTTCCTGGACGAGCTCGGCCTCAAGGCGGGCGACCGGGAGATCCGTGGAGTGGTCATCGGGACCGCGGTGGACGCCGGTCCGGGCGGAACGACCGACGTGCCGGGCGTCTGGGTGGCCGGCAACGTGACCGAACCGATGGCCCAGGTGATCAGCGCCGCGGCGGCCGGACTCGCGGCCGGCGCGGGCATCAACGCCGAACTGGTCGCAGAAGACACTCGCCGGGCAGTGGCCGCGCGCAGCAGTTGA
- a CDS encoding helix-turn-helix transcriptional regulator, which yields MDDFDEVLEAVGPRLRRLRQERGTTLTQLAESTGISVSTLSRLEAGQRRPTLELLLPLARAHQVQLDELVDAPSTGDPRIHSKPIKRFGAVLIPLSRRPGGLQAFKQIAPPGWPGGEVEQKTHEGYDWIYVLSGRLRLVLGDKDFILEAGEVAEFDTRVPHWFGNPGPEPVELLCLYGPQGERMHVRAKSR from the coding sequence ATGGACGATTTCGACGAGGTGCTGGAAGCGGTCGGTCCCCGGCTGCGCCGGCTGCGGCAGGAGCGCGGTACGACGCTCACCCAACTGGCGGAGAGCACGGGAATCTCGGTGAGCACCCTGTCCCGGCTGGAGGCGGGACAGCGTCGCCCCACGCTGGAACTGCTGCTGCCCCTGGCCCGGGCGCACCAGGTTCAGCTGGACGAGCTGGTCGACGCGCCCTCGACCGGCGACCCGCGAATCCACTCCAAGCCGATCAAGCGGTTCGGTGCCGTGCTGATCCCGCTCAGCCGGCGGCCGGGCGGCCTGCAGGCGTTCAAGCAGATTGCTCCGCCCGGCTGGCCCGGCGGAGAGGTCGAGCAGAAGACGCACGAGGGCTACGACTGGATCTACGTGCTGTCCGGGCGGCTCCGGCTCGTGCTGGGCGACAAGGACTTCATCCTGGAGGCCGGTGAGGTGGCCGAGTTCGACACCCGGGTCCCGCACTGGTTCGGCAACCCCGGACCGGAGCCGGTGGAGCTGCTGTGCCTGTACGGGCCGCAGGGCGAGCGCATGCACGTCCGGGCCAAGTCGCGCTAG
- a CDS encoding asparaginase produces the protein MSVALFTLGGTISVAGGSHRLTGAELTAAVPGLAELGQPLEVQDVEAVPSADLTLATLLDVVDAASKAVSNGATGVVVTQGTDTLEESAFVVDQVWPHPQPFVLTGAMRNSTLAGPDGPANLLAAARVACSPAARDLGALVVFNDEVHAARWVRKTHSTSTATFTSPNAGPIGQLVEDQVRILTRPARQDGVPGRAEPADLDATRVALYTVTLDDDGLLLDGLADTHQGLVVAGFGVGHVPSALAPVLGALAERIPVVLTSRTGGGSILRNTYRSVGSESDLLGRGLISGGFLDPYKARVLLRLLLATGEGPEEITAAFAQHH, from the coding sequence GTGAGCGTCGCGCTCTTCACCCTCGGCGGCACCATCTCCGTGGCCGGCGGTTCGCACAGGTTGACCGGTGCCGAGCTGACCGCCGCCGTACCGGGTCTGGCCGAGCTGGGGCAGCCCTTGGAAGTGCAGGACGTCGAAGCCGTGCCCAGCGCGGACCTGACGCTCGCGACGTTGCTGGACGTGGTGGACGCCGCGTCGAAGGCCGTCAGCAACGGGGCCACCGGCGTGGTGGTCACCCAAGGCACGGACACACTCGAGGAGAGCGCGTTCGTGGTCGACCAGGTGTGGCCGCATCCGCAGCCGTTCGTGCTGACGGGCGCGATGCGCAACTCGACTCTGGCCGGCCCGGACGGCCCGGCGAACCTGCTGGCTGCCGCGCGGGTCGCCTGCTCCCCCGCGGCTCGGGACCTCGGGGCCCTGGTGGTGTTCAACGACGAGGTCCACGCCGCCCGCTGGGTCCGCAAGACGCACAGCACGAGCACGGCGACGTTCACCTCGCCCAACGCCGGGCCGATCGGCCAGCTGGTCGAGGACCAGGTCCGCATCCTCACCCGTCCCGCTCGCCAGGACGGCGTGCCCGGCCGTGCGGAACCTGCCGACCTCGACGCGACCCGGGTGGCGCTCTACACGGTCACGCTGGACGACGACGGCCTCCTGCTCGACGGACTGGCTGACACCCATCAGGGCCTGGTCGTCGCGGGCTTCGGCGTCGGCCACGTGCCGTCTGCCCTGGCGCCGGTGCTGGGCGCTCTGGCCGAGCGCATCCCCGTCGTACTGACGTCACGGACCGGCGGTGGCTCGATCCTGCGCAACACCTATCGCTCGGTGGGCTCCGAGTCCGACCTCCTCGGCCGCGGTCTGATCAGCGGCGGCTTCCTCGACCCGTACAAGGCGCGGGTGCTGCTGAGGTTGCTGCTGGCGACCGGCGAGGGCCCGGAGGAGATCACTGCGGCGTTCGCGCAGCATCACTGA
- a CDS encoding RNA polymerase sigma factor, giving the protein MIRVEGLLRELAPQVLGAVVRRTGDFTAAEDAVQEALLAAARTWPRDGTPDNPRGWLIQTAHRKVIDEIRQEQARRRREELAAQREVPAEEVEQQDDTLRLLFLCCHPDLSAASAIALTLRAVGGLSTAEIAQAYFVPESTMAQRISRAKQRIKGATFELDPGDERLRNVLHVLYLMFNEGYTSSSGPELHRADLATEAIRLTRTVHALLPENGQVTGLLALMLLNDARRDARTGSSGELIPLAEQDRSLWNKDFIAEGVALAVDAFGRPPLGEYQLQAAIAALHDEVDRPEDTDWPQVLALYGLLEELSKNPMVTLNRAIAAAMVNGPDAGLAMLEPLDKQLAGHYRLDAVRGHLYEMKGETGTAAEHFRAAARRTTSLPERDYLTLKAAAVSDAARTPQ; this is encoded by the coding sequence ATGATCCGCGTGGAAGGCTTGCTCCGGGAGCTCGCGCCCCAGGTGCTGGGTGCCGTCGTCCGGCGGACCGGCGACTTCACTGCGGCCGAGGACGCGGTCCAGGAGGCCCTGCTGGCCGCCGCCCGGACGTGGCCGCGCGACGGTACGCCGGACAACCCGCGTGGCTGGCTGATCCAGACCGCGCACCGCAAGGTGATCGACGAGATCCGGCAGGAGCAGGCCCGGCGCCGCCGCGAGGAGCTCGCCGCCCAGCGGGAGGTTCCGGCCGAGGAGGTCGAGCAGCAGGACGACACGCTGCGACTGCTGTTCCTGTGCTGTCACCCGGACCTGTCCGCGGCTTCGGCGATCGCCCTCACCCTGCGCGCGGTCGGCGGGCTGAGCACCGCGGAGATCGCGCAGGCGTACTTCGTGCCGGAGTCGACGATGGCGCAGCGGATCAGCCGGGCCAAGCAGCGGATCAAGGGCGCGACGTTCGAGCTCGACCCGGGCGACGAGCGGCTGCGCAACGTCCTGCACGTGCTCTACCTGATGTTCAACGAGGGCTACACCAGCAGCAGTGGCCCGGAGCTGCACCGCGCCGACCTGGCCACCGAGGCGATCCGCCTGACCCGGACAGTGCACGCGCTGCTGCCGGAGAACGGCCAAGTGACCGGTCTGCTCGCGTTGATGCTGCTCAACGACGCCCGGCGGGACGCCCGGACCGGTTCGTCCGGCGAGTTGATTCCGCTGGCCGAGCAGGACCGCTCGCTGTGGAACAAGGACTTCATCGCCGAAGGTGTGGCGCTCGCCGTCGACGCGTTTGGCCGTCCGCCGCTGGGGGAGTATCAGCTGCAGGCGGCGATCGCCGCGCTGCACGACGAGGTGGACCGGCCCGAGGACACCGACTGGCCGCAGGTGCTGGCGCTGTACGGGCTGCTGGAGGAGCTGTCCAAGAACCCGATGGTCACACTGAACCGCGCGATCGCCGCGGCGATGGTCAACGGCCCGGACGCCGGTCTCGCCATGCTGGAGCCGCTGGACAAGCAACTGGCCGGGCACTACCGACTGGACGCCGTACGGGGACATCTGTACGAGATGAAGGGGGAGACCGGGACTGCGGCGGAACACTTCCGCGCGGCGGCCCGGCGTACGACGAGCTTGCCGGAGCGGGACTACCTGACCCTGAAGGCCGCAGCGGTCAGTGATGCTGCGCGAACGCCGCAGTGA
- a CDS encoding group I truncated hemoglobin, translating into MTEQDQSNPQVSDYTAVGGGPAIASVVDLFYREVLADPQLVDYFADTDLARLKRHQVALVSQVMGGPVAYEGDDLAAAHAGRGITAEDFGRVVEHLVGALRAHDVPTEIIDRVVGALGATQGDIVSTH; encoded by the coding sequence GTGACTGAGCAGGATCAGTCCAACCCGCAGGTGAGCGACTACACGGCGGTGGGCGGCGGCCCCGCGATCGCCTCGGTGGTGGACCTGTTCTACCGCGAAGTGCTGGCCGACCCGCAGCTCGTCGACTACTTCGCCGACACCGACCTGGCCCGGCTGAAGCGCCACCAGGTCGCGCTGGTCTCCCAGGTGATGGGTGGTCCGGTCGCCTACGAGGGCGACGACCTGGCCGCCGCGCACGCCGGCCGCGGCATCACCGCCGAGGACTTCGGCCGGGTCGTCGAGCACCTGGTCGGCGCGCTGCGCGCGCACGACGTACCGACCGAGATCATCGACCGGGTGGTCGGGGCGCTGGGGGCGACCCAGGGCGACATCGTTTCCACCCACTGA
- a CDS encoding globin domain-containing protein codes for MDPAALKSSWDVVAKAGDEVPMFFYSHLFLSHPEVREMFPVSMAAQRDKLVGALGAVVSNAAELDKVVPFLQQLGRDHRRFSVIAEHYSAVGASLLATLQHFLGAAWTQQLAADWAEAYGLVAAVMVQAADESAEETPAWWPAEVLGVDRRTMDITIVQLRPEEPVPYQPGQSLALEIPYRPRRWRYFSPANAPRPDGSIELHIQLVPGGQVSGPAVRSLKKGDPVRLGAPVGDALLLPEDGRDLLMVAGGTGLAPLRAMLEQLDRRTVPVPRVHLFHGARMPWNLYEHAQLTRLTQRPWFSYTPVVSDDASYPGRRGPVGSVAAEHGPWTGHTVLVCGSSPMVAHTVDELRAAGVPAADIRTETFGSSTTTSTTAGGPQ; via the coding sequence ATGGATCCGGCCGCCCTCAAGAGCAGTTGGGACGTCGTCGCCAAGGCCGGCGACGAGGTCCCGATGTTCTTCTACTCGCACCTGTTCCTGTCCCATCCCGAGGTCCGGGAGATGTTCCCGGTCTCGATGGCCGCCCAGCGCGACAAACTGGTCGGCGCCCTCGGCGCCGTGGTCAGCAACGCCGCCGAGCTCGACAAGGTGGTCCCGTTCCTGCAGCAACTGGGCCGGGACCACCGCCGCTTCTCGGTGATCGCCGAGCACTACTCCGCGGTCGGCGCGTCGCTGCTCGCCACCCTGCAGCACTTCCTCGGCGCCGCGTGGACCCAGCAACTGGCCGCCGACTGGGCCGAGGCCTACGGGCTCGTGGCAGCCGTCATGGTCCAGGCCGCCGACGAGTCCGCGGAGGAGACACCGGCCTGGTGGCCGGCCGAGGTCCTGGGCGTCGACCGCCGGACGATGGACATCACCATCGTCCAGCTCCGGCCCGAGGAACCTGTGCCCTACCAGCCCGGCCAGTCGCTCGCGCTGGAGATCCCGTACCGGCCCCGGCGCTGGCGCTACTTCAGCCCGGCCAACGCGCCGCGCCCCGACGGCTCGATCGAGCTGCACATCCAGCTCGTTCCCGGCGGCCAGGTCAGCGGCCCGGCGGTCCGGTCGCTCAAGAAGGGCGACCCCGTCCGGCTCGGCGCTCCGGTCGGCGACGCCCTGCTGCTTCCCGAGGACGGCCGCGACCTGCTGATGGTGGCCGGCGGCACCGGCCTGGCCCCGCTGCGCGCCATGCTCGAGCAACTCGACCGGCGGACGGTGCCGGTGCCTCGGGTCCACCTGTTCCACGGTGCCCGGATGCCGTGGAACCTGTACGAGCACGCCCAGCTGACCCGGCTGACCCAGCGCCCGTGGTTCAGCTACACGCCGGTGGTGTCGGACGACGCGTCGTACCCGGGCCGGCGCGGTCCGGTCGGCAGCGTCGCGGCCGAGCACGGGCCGTGGACCGGACACACCGTCCTGGTCTGCGGATCGTCGCCGATGGTCGCGCACACCGTCGACGAACTCCGCGCGGCCGGCGTCCCGGCGGCCGACATCCGCACCGAGACCTTCGGGTCCTCGACCACCACCTCGACCACCGCTGGGGGCCCGCAGTGA
- a CDS encoding DivIVA domain-containing protein, protein MTPEDPTARRPVQSPYAIRTRTFGTRRKGLDPDEVREYLNELAAQVEHSDAERARLRAELDRQRDSAPADAEQRAHITANAVGLLSQAQQIADNLVSEAEQYAKDLIESAREQQRDVLLRARDSVETAVRQLPANNVQAAELEYVRTFTQVAHVQLRSVLDALAEQVERLGHLPRVPDGPQPTTDALGQLPQAPASLESADGDVRWWTDLSSSDAIEPAAGSRSPAVHRRNL, encoded by the coding sequence GTGACGCCCGAAGACCCGACCGCCCGCAGACCCGTTCAGTCGCCGTACGCGATCCGCACCCGGACCTTCGGCACCCGCCGCAAGGGGCTGGACCCGGACGAGGTCCGCGAGTACCTGAACGAGCTCGCCGCGCAGGTCGAGCACTCCGACGCCGAGCGGGCCCGTCTGCGGGCCGAGCTGGACCGTCAGCGCGACAGCGCGCCGGCCGACGCCGAGCAGCGGGCGCACATCACCGCGAACGCCGTCGGCCTGCTGAGCCAGGCCCAGCAGATCGCCGACAACCTGGTCTCGGAGGCCGAGCAGTACGCGAAGGACCTGATCGAGTCGGCGCGCGAGCAGCAGCGCGACGTCCTGCTGCGGGCCCGCGACTCCGTCGAGACCGCGGTAAGGCAACTACCGGCGAACAACGTGCAGGCCGCCGAGCTGGAGTACGTCCGCACCTTCACGCAGGTGGCGCACGTCCAGCTCCGGTCGGTGCTGGACGCGCTGGCCGAGCAGGTGGAGCGCCTGGGTCACCTGCCGCGCGTACCGGATGGTCCGCAGCCGACCACTGACGCCCTGGGCCAGCTGCCCCAGGCGCCGGCCTCACTGGAGTCGGCTGACGGCGACGTGCGCTGGTGGACGGACCTGTCCAGCAGCGACGCCATCGAACCTGCTGCGGGGTCGCGGTCTCCGGCGGTGCACCGCCGGAATTTGTAA
- the ftsY gene encoding signal recognition particle-docking protein FtsY, with the protein MLTSQLVPLLADAALIAIIAVIVVLVAGTTGLVVTRQRRTRELPAPTPPAPLDTGERVEPKVGEDAEEPRDTPTRTLEDTELPTLEKPESAQGRLVRLRAKLARSQSSLGKGLLALLSRDKLDEEAWEDIETTLITADVGVTPTQELVERLRTRVRVEGVSGEQARAILREELITLVDPTLDRSLKVDRKDGKPAVVMVVGVNGTGKTTTVGKLARVLVAEDKHVVLGAADTFRAAAADQLQTWGERVGVRTVRGPEGGDPASIAFDAVKQGIDESADVVLVDTAGRLHTKIGLMDELGKVKRVIEKTAEVDEVLLVIDATTGQNGLTQARVFAEVINVTGLVLTKLDGTAKGGIVIAVQRELGVPVKLVGLGEGADDLAPFEAEQFVDALLD; encoded by the coding sequence GTGTTGACCTCTCAGCTTGTTCCTCTGCTCGCCGATGCCGCCCTGATCGCCATCATCGCGGTGATCGTCGTCCTGGTCGCCGGGACCACCGGCCTGGTCGTCACCAGGCAGCGCCGGACCAGGGAGCTGCCCGCTCCCACCCCGCCGGCGCCGCTGGACACCGGCGAGCGGGTGGAACCGAAGGTCGGCGAGGACGCCGAGGAGCCGCGGGACACACCGACCCGCACGCTCGAGGACACCGAGCTGCCGACGCTGGAGAAGCCGGAGTCCGCGCAGGGCCGGCTGGTCCGGCTGCGCGCCAAGCTGGCCCGCTCGCAGAGCTCGCTCGGCAAGGGCCTGCTCGCGCTGCTGTCCCGCGACAAGCTGGACGAGGAGGCGTGGGAGGACATCGAGACCACGCTGATCACCGCCGACGTCGGCGTCACCCCGACCCAGGAGCTGGTCGAGCGGCTGCGCACCCGGGTCCGTGTCGAGGGCGTCAGCGGCGAGCAGGCCCGCGCGATCCTGCGCGAGGAGCTGATCACGCTGGTCGACCCCACCCTGGACCGGTCGCTCAAGGTGGACCGCAAGGACGGGAAGCCGGCCGTCGTCATGGTCGTAGGCGTCAACGGCACCGGCAAGACGACCACGGTCGGCAAGCTGGCCCGGGTTCTGGTCGCGGAGGACAAGCACGTCGTGCTGGGCGCGGCGGACACGTTCCGTGCGGCCGCCGCGGACCAGCTGCAGACCTGGGGCGAGCGGGTCGGCGTCCGGACCGTTCGGGGGCCTGAGGGCGGCGACCCGGCCAGCATCGCGTTCGACGCCGTCAAGCAGGGCATCGACGAGTCCGCGGACGTCGTACTGGTCGACACCGCAGGCCGGCTGCACACCAAGATCGGCCTGATGGACGAGCTGGGCAAGGTCAAGCGGGTGATCGAGAAGACCGCCGAGGTGGACGAGGTGTTGCTCGTCATCGACGCCACCACCGGGCAGAACGGCCTGACCCAGGCCCGGGTGTTCGCCGAGGTGATCAACGTGACCGGCCTGGTGCTGACCAAGCTGGACGGCACCGCGAAGGGCGGCATCGTGATCGCCGTCCAGCGTGAGCTCGGTGTCCCGGTCAAGCTGGTGGGACTGGGAGAGGGCGCCGACGACCTCGCGCCGTTCGAGGCCGAGCAGTTCGTCGACGCCCTTCTCGACTGA
- the cydC gene encoding thiol reductant ABC exporter subunit CydC, with amino-acid sequence MNTSTNMRMNTSMAGLVMPERRVRPRLLLAVLAGVLASGTAVGLLATSAWLITTAAAQPPVLTLMVAIVAVRAFGVGRGVFRYVERLAGHDAAYRVLGDTRARITERLEELAPVGLASSRRGDLLARLVLDVDAVLDLWLRVVLPVLIAAVTGAATVGLLVLLLPVAGGAVAVAVLVACTVVPWLTAASARRAERMMADARGDVAAAATENLQTAADVLAFNAVDGVLASFEAADRRLTLAQRRSAWSAGLGNGLLVLCVGGASIAGLVLGSGAAISGPVFAVLVLTPLALADVLGGIPAAAQLAIRVKGSLQRVDELVKTPAPVTEPADPQPLPEGRGLRVRGLRVGYGPEDVLRGVDLDLPAGSRVVITGPSGSGKSTLAAVLLRFLEPRDGEVLLGGCDVRRLDGDQVRSKVGLLTQESYVFDTSIRENLLLARPGASDLQLWNALYRARLGEFVHGLPRRLDTMVGEHGARLSGGERQRLAFARLLLADHDVLVLDEPTEHLDEETGRKLLADLFEAAGRRTVVLLTHRPELAPHPTRPVVSLP; translated from the coding sequence ATGAACACGAGCACGAACATGCGCATGAACACGAGCATGGCCGGACTGGTGATGCCGGAGCGGCGGGTTCGGCCGCGGCTGCTGCTGGCGGTGCTCGCCGGAGTGCTGGCGTCGGGGACCGCAGTGGGCCTGCTGGCCACCTCGGCGTGGCTGATCACCACCGCGGCCGCGCAGCCGCCGGTACTGACGTTGATGGTGGCGATCGTCGCGGTCCGCGCGTTCGGTGTCGGCCGAGGCGTCTTCCGGTACGTCGAACGGCTGGCCGGCCACGACGCGGCGTACCGGGTGCTGGGGGACACCCGAGCCCGGATCACGGAGCGGCTGGAGGAGCTCGCGCCGGTCGGGCTGGCATCGTCGCGCAGGGGAGACCTGCTGGCGCGGCTGGTGCTGGACGTGGATGCGGTGCTGGACCTGTGGCTGCGGGTCGTGCTGCCGGTGCTGATCGCGGCCGTGACAGGTGCGGCGACGGTTGGCCTGCTGGTACTGCTGCTTCCGGTAGCAGGCGGGGCGGTTGCTGTCGCGGTTCTCGTGGCCTGCACGGTCGTGCCGTGGCTGACCGCAGCCAGTGCGCGCCGCGCCGAGCGGATGATGGCTGACGCTCGCGGTGACGTGGCAGCCGCCGCCACCGAGAACCTGCAGACCGCAGCCGATGTACTGGCGTTCAACGCGGTCGACGGCGTGCTGGCCTCGTTCGAGGCGGCCGACCGGCGACTCACCTTGGCCCAGCGCCGGTCAGCCTGGAGCGCTGGGCTCGGCAACGGTCTGCTGGTGCTGTGTGTCGGTGGTGCCAGCATCGCCGGGCTTGTCCTCGGTAGTGGAGCGGCGATCTCCGGACCGGTCTTCGCTGTGCTCGTGCTGACTCCGCTGGCCTTGGCTGATGTGCTGGGCGGAATTCCGGCTGCCGCGCAACTGGCGATCAGAGTCAAGGGTTCGCTGCAGCGCGTGGACGAGCTGGTGAAGACGCCGGCTCCGGTGACTGAGCCGGCAGACCCGCAGCCGCTGCCGGAAGGTCGTGGGTTGCGAGTACGGGGTCTTCGAGTGGGCTACGGCCCGGAGGACGTACTGCGTGGCGTTGACCTGGACCTGCCGGCTGGGAGCCGAGTGGTGATCACCGGTCCGAGCGGGTCGGGCAAGAGCACGCTGGCCGCCGTACTGCTGCGGTTCCTGGAGCCGCGTGACGGCGAGGTGCTGCTGGGTGGCTGCGACGTACGGCGCCTCGACGGAGACCAGGTGCGGTCGAAGGTCGGGCTGCTGACGCAGGAGAGCTACGTGTTCGACACCAGCATCCGGGAGAACCTGCTGCTGGCCCGGCCGGGCGCCAGTGACCTGCAGTTGTGGAACGCGCTCTACCGGGCCCGGCTCGGCGAGTTCGTGCACGGCTTGCCACGCCGGCTCGACACGATGGTGGGGGAGCACGGCGCGCGGCTGTCCGGTGGGGAGCGGCAGCGGCTGGCGTTCGCCCGGCTCCTGCTGGCCGACCATGACGTTCTGGTGCTGGACGAGCCGACGGAGCACCTGGACGAGGAGACTGGTCGCAAGCTGCTGGCCGACCTGTTCGAGGCGGCCGGCAGGCGTACGGTCGTGCTACTCACCCACAGGCCGGAGCTGGCCCCTCACCCAACGCGACCGGTCGTCAGTCTGCCGTGA